A stretch of the Actinomyces qiguomingii genome encodes the following:
- a CDS encoding MoaD/ThiS family protein, which produces MAIEVHYFAAAADAAGRTEERLELPTGTTLAGLRELLAGRGLEMAKVIGVSSYLINSLSTPADSLAELHERDRVDVLPPFAGG; this is translated from the coding sequence ATAGCCATCGAGGTGCACTACTTCGCCGCGGCGGCAGATGCCGCCGGTCGCACCGAGGAGAGGCTGGAGCTGCCTACCGGCACGACCCTGGCAGGGTTGCGTGAGCTTCTGGCCGGGCGTGGCCTGGAGATGGCCAAGGTGATCGGCGTATCCAGTTACCTGATCAATTCGCTCTCAACTCCGGCCGATTCACTGGCGGAGCTGCACGAGCGCGATCGGGTGGACGTCCTGCCTCCTTTCGCGGGTGGCTGA
- the moaC gene encoding cyclic pyranopterin monophosphate synthase MoaC — protein MDSSGTARMVDVSGKRTTVRTATATAFVACSPAIIRALRDHAVPKGDVLAVARVAGIAATKKVPDLLPLAHVIGIHGCQVDLQVTDDGVRVEATVRTADRTGVEMEALTAVTVAGLAVIDMVKGVDREVALREARVIAKSGGRSGDWVRPDGADAGNIVEANAPDGAGQELS, from the coding sequence CTGGACTCCTCGGGCACCGCCCGGATGGTGGACGTGTCGGGGAAGCGGACCACCGTCCGCACCGCGACCGCCACGGCCTTCGTGGCGTGCTCGCCGGCGATCATCAGGGCGTTGCGGGACCATGCCGTACCCAAGGGGGATGTGCTCGCAGTGGCACGCGTAGCAGGCATAGCTGCCACCAAGAAGGTGCCTGATCTGCTCCCCCTGGCGCACGTCATTGGTATCCACGGCTGCCAGGTGGACCTTCAGGTCACCGACGACGGTGTGCGCGTAGAGGCCACGGTGCGCACTGCCGACCGCACGGGAGTGGAGATGGAGGCGCTCACCGCAGTCACCGTTGCCGGGCTGGCAGTGATCGACATGGTCAAGGGCGTAGACCGGGAGGTGGCGCTGCGCGAGGCAAGAGTGATTGCCAAGTCCGGGGGCCGCTCCGGTGACTGGGTGCGGCCGGATGGCGCCGATGCGGGCAACATCGTGGAGGCGAATGCCCCGGACGGGGCCGGGCAGGAGCTCTCTTGA
- a CDS encoding multicopper oxidase domain-containing protein: protein MSSNHETKGPGRDQERVGDQEASNAGADSRMLPNRAAVTAGTAPAVSSGGGIGAAGGKEPATARLDRRGVLLGLLTAGGAVVAGAGAAAWRACSTMPADAEGAAASGRTTAVTVEVEGMRFVPETVEVPVGDRLVLALSNTGDQVHDLVVQMADGTTVSTGRVAVGDTGSLDAGIVSGPLEAWCSIAGHRAQGMVLHITASGRVATAPTTTIAPGRGGAAVADHAAVLPEGVAAFDAALAPADTSTTVHEYTFNVTEQTMYVGGGVTQRRMTYNGGVPGPVLRGKVGDTFRVTLVNDGSMSHSIDFHAGVIPPDEVMRSIDPGESLVYEFAAQRSGIWLYHCSTAPMSVHLASGMHGAVIIDPPGLGRADREYVLIQSEIYLGPEGGETDADKVATKTPDLIAFNGIAFQYRDRPLTAEPGERVRIWVLDAGPSLPTSFHAVGLQFDQVFSEGNWTLGGPAHLGAAWSGGGQALGLQPAQGGFVECVPPAPGTYTLVSHAFADMEKGAMGYLKVTG, encoded by the coding sequence ATGAGCAGCAACCATGAAACAAAAGGGCCCGGTCGGGACCAGGAACGGGTGGGCGATCAGGAAGCATCCAATGCCGGGGCGGACTCCCGCATGTTGCCGAACCGGGCGGCCGTAACCGCGGGTACCGCGCCCGCCGTCAGCAGTGGCGGAGGTATCGGCGCCGCCGGCGGGAAGGAGCCGGCTACGGCGCGGCTGGACCGCCGTGGGGTACTACTGGGTCTGCTCACGGCTGGCGGAGCGGTTGTTGCCGGCGCCGGCGCGGCCGCTTGGCGGGCCTGCAGCACCATGCCAGCCGACGCCGAGGGCGCTGCGGCCTCTGGTAGGACCACCGCGGTCACAGTGGAGGTGGAGGGGATGCGTTTCGTGCCCGAAACAGTGGAAGTGCCTGTCGGCGACCGGCTGGTGCTCGCCCTGAGCAACACCGGCGATCAGGTCCACGACCTGGTGGTCCAAATGGCCGACGGCACCACCGTGTCCACCGGAAGGGTCGCAGTCGGAGATACCGGCAGCCTCGACGCAGGTATCGTCTCTGGTCCGTTGGAGGCCTGGTGCTCCATTGCCGGCCATCGCGCCCAGGGCATGGTGCTTCATATCACCGCCTCCGGGCGGGTTGCGACCGCCCCGACCACCACGATCGCGCCTGGCCGGGGCGGCGCTGCCGTAGCTGACCACGCTGCCGTCCTGCCCGAGGGGGTGGCGGCCTTCGACGCCGCCCTGGCGCCTGCAGACACCTCCACCACCGTCCACGAATACACCTTCAACGTCACCGAGCAGACCATGTACGTGGGCGGCGGCGTCACGCAGAGGCGCATGACTTACAACGGAGGGGTCCCCGGCCCGGTGCTGCGCGGAAAGGTGGGTGACACCTTCCGCGTCACCCTGGTCAACGACGGATCTATGAGTCATTCGATCGATTTCCATGCCGGTGTGATCCCACCCGATGAGGTGATGCGCTCTATCGACCCCGGCGAGTCCCTCGTCTATGAGTTCGCCGCACAGCGCTCCGGCATCTGGCTGTACCACTGCTCCACCGCGCCCATGAGCGTGCACCTGGCCTCCGGCATGCACGGCGCCGTCATCATCGATCCGCCCGGACTGGGGCGGGCGGACCGCGAGTACGTGCTGATCCAGTCCGAGATCTACCTCGGTCCCGAGGGCGGCGAGACGGATGCGGACAAGGTGGCGACCAAGACACCCGACCTAATAGCTTTCAATGGCATCGCCTTCCAATACCGGGACCGGCCCCTGACGGCCGAGCCGGGCGAACGCGTGCGCATCTGGGTGCTGGATGCCGGGCCATCGTTGCCGACGTCATTCCACGCCGTTGGACTGCAATTCGATCAGGTCTTCAGCGAAGGGAACTGGACGCTCGGCGGCCCTGCGCACCTGGGTGCCGCCTGGTCCGGTGGAGGACAAGCACTGGGGCTGCAACCCGCCCAGGGAGGCTTCGTCGAATGCGTGCCGCCCGCGCCCGGAACCTACACCCTGGTGAGCCACGCCTTCGCAGACATGGAGAAGGGGGCCATGGGGTATCTGAAGGTCACCGGTTGA
- a CDS encoding NarK/NasA family nitrate transporter — MSQLDTSGRVLSGWNPEEPDGWSASIAWRTLAITTFSLMLGFTVWFLPSAVAPRLNEIGFELTNNQIYWITSMPGLSCGALRLIYMFLPATIGSRKMIGWSSLLYVLPMLGWFFAVQNPATSFGTLLALSFTCGIGAATFSGYMPSTGFFFPKRLSGTALGLQGGLGNMGMSVIQLAAPFLMSTSLLGLTWVTPYADGAPRVFNATVFFLPWSVIAAALAFAYIKDVPVKANVRQQLDIFGNVDTWLMTVLYIMTFGIFSGFAAQTANIINNNYGATSPLAQTLAAADLPKGASYAFIGTLLGSFLRFAWGPLCDRFGGAIWTFVSAVGMSATMAFCGWQVATADSAGDFPVFMIGLLAMFFFAGVGNASTFKQMPMIMPKRQAGGAIGFTAAVAALGPFLVGIALTLMPTHAFFYGCSVFCVLCAVICWIRYAGPSAKRPG, encoded by the coding sequence ATGAGTCAGCTCGATACTTCCGGCCGCGTCTTGAGCGGCTGGAACCCGGAGGAGCCGGACGGCTGGTCGGCGTCAATCGCCTGGCGAACCCTGGCCATCACTACCTTCTCACTCATGCTCGGCTTCACGGTGTGGTTCCTGCCCAGCGCCGTCGCCCCACGCCTGAACGAGATCGGCTTCGAGCTGACCAACAACCAAATCTACTGGATCACCTCCATGCCGGGCCTGTCCTGCGGGGCGCTGAGACTGATCTACATGTTCCTGCCGGCCACTATCGGCTCGCGCAAGATGATCGGCTGGTCCTCCCTGCTGTACGTCCTGCCGATGCTCGGTTGGTTCTTCGCCGTACAGAACCCGGCCACCTCCTTCGGCACGCTGCTGGCACTGTCCTTCACCTGCGGCATCGGTGCCGCCACCTTCTCCGGTTACATGCCCTCCACCGGCTTCTTCTTCCCTAAGCGCCTGTCCGGCACGGCCCTGGGCCTGCAGGGCGGCCTGGGCAACATGGGTATGAGCGTTATCCAGCTGGCCGCCCCATTCCTGATGAGCACGAGCCTGCTCGGGCTCACCTGGGTGACCCCCTACGCCGACGGCGCCCCACGGGTATTCAACGCCACCGTCTTCTTCCTGCCGTGGTCCGTGATCGCTGCGGCCCTGGCCTTCGCCTACATCAAGGACGTGCCGGTCAAGGCCAATGTCCGCCAGCAGCTTGACATCTTCGGCAACGTCGACACCTGGCTGATGACGGTCCTGTACATCATGACCTTCGGCATCTTCTCCGGTTTCGCCGCGCAGACCGCCAACATCATCAACAACAACTACGGCGCCACCTCCCCGCTGGCGCAGACGCTGGCCGCCGCCGACCTGCCCAAGGGCGCCTCCTACGCCTTTATTGGCACACTGTTGGGCTCCTTCCTGCGCTTCGCCTGGGGACCCCTGTGCGACCGCTTCGGCGGTGCGATCTGGACCTTCGTCTCCGCCGTCGGCATGTCCGCAACCATGGCCTTCTGCGGCTGGCAGGTGGCCACCGCCGACAGCGCCGGCGACTTCCCCGTGTTCATGATCGGCCTGCTGGCCATGTTCTTCTTCGCCGGAGTCGGCAACGCCTCCACCTTCAAACAGATGCCCATGATCATGCCTAAGCGTCAGGCCGGCGGAGCCATCGGCTTCACCGCCGCCGTGGCGGCGCTCGGCCCCTTCCTGGTCGGCATCGCCCTGACCCTGATGCCCACTCACGCCTTCTTCTACGGCTGCTCGGTCTTCTGCGTGCTGTGCGCCGTGATCTGCTGGATCCGCTACGCCGGCCCCTCCGCCAAACGGCCCGGCTGA
- a CDS encoding DUF2249 domain-containing protein, whose amino-acid sequence MSEDPKFIPIQEAPSHSTCGCGAAHEERLALDVRPIPHRLRHPAVLGAVSSLRVGEGFDLLAPHVPTPLLAQIDQLPITVKHTLVEAEDGFARVEIIRVG is encoded by the coding sequence GTGAGCGAAGACCCGAAGTTCATCCCCATCCAGGAGGCTCCCTCTCACAGCACCTGCGGCTGCGGCGCGGCCCATGAGGAGCGCCTGGCGCTGGACGTGCGCCCGATACCGCATCGTCTGCGCCACCCGGCTGTGCTCGGCGCAGTCTCCTCTCTGCGCGTGGGCGAGGGTTTCGACCTGCTCGCCCCACATGTGCCCACGCCACTGCTGGCCCAGATCGACCAGCTGCCCATCACCGTCAAGCACACGCTGGTGGAGGCCGAGGACGGCTTCGCCCGCGTGGAGATCATCCGGGTGGGCTGA
- a CDS encoding molybdenum cofactor biosynthesis protein MoaE: protein MTQTNPFPGHVEDVADVGTSSPRALVICADVTPEPIDTARLADAVADPAAGAVATFDGRVRNHDGGRGVIAINYAAHPSANAVIAGIAAEIADRPGLRKVCVMHRVGDLAVGDTALAVAVSADHRVAAFDAVHDIVEEVKTRLPVWKQQLFTDGSSTWSNLP from the coding sequence GTGACCCAGACCAATCCGTTCCCCGGACATGTCGAGGACGTCGCCGACGTCGGGACGTCGTCGCCCCGGGCCCTGGTCATCTGCGCCGACGTCACCCCGGAGCCGATCGACACCGCTCGGCTCGCCGACGCCGTCGCGGATCCGGCGGCCGGCGCCGTCGCCACCTTCGATGGCAGGGTCCGCAATCACGACGGCGGGCGTGGGGTCATCGCTATCAACTACGCGGCGCACCCCAGCGCGAATGCGGTCATCGCGGGGATCGCAGCCGAGATCGCCGACCGCCCGGGGCTGCGGAAGGTGTGCGTCATGCACCGTGTGGGAGATCTGGCCGTGGGGGACACGGCGTTGGCGGTGGCGGTTAGTGCCGATCATCGTGTCGCCGCCTTCGACGCCGTGCATGACATCGTTGAGGAGGTTAAGACGCGCCTGCCCGTCTGGAAGCAGCAGTTGTTCACAGACGGTTCCAGCACCTGGTCGAATCTGCCCTGA
- a CDS encoding nitrate reductase subunit alpha, protein MSTPTAPIVPGPDVRVENAPGLFALGSYLRRGKPSADARRLFLEGGRDADTFYRHRWSHDKTVHSTHGVNCTGSCAWEVYVTDGVITWEKQITDYPTTGPDMPEYEPRGCPRGAAFSWYTYSPTRIRYPYVRSVLLDAFRTARRQHDGDAVAAWAQVTGDPETSRAYKSARGRGGMVRVGWDEAMELIAAAYVHTIRNWGPDRCVGFSVIPAMSMISYGAGARFHELIGGTMLSFYDWYADLPPASPQVFGDQTDVPEAGDWYNAQYLIMWGSNLPLTRTPDAHFMTEARYHGQKVVAVSPDYADNTKFADQWLRVAPGTDGALGMAMGHVILSEFHVGRRESFFLEYMRRHTDAPFLVELVPAPDGSGTVPGRFVTAEGVAGVADNLPRGEFRPLVWDRERGPADPGGTLADRFTPEGEGKWNLLMEGVDPIMSIADLAGGAAADPASPPAPASDVVVEPTEILLPRFDLPGSQTPTGSVGGGVVRRGVPATRLPDGRLVTTVYDLLLADYAVARPGLPGQWPADYHDATVPGTPAWAAELTGVPGPATIRVARDFAVNAIESGGRSQIVMGAGINHYYHADQIYRTLLALTSMCATQGVNGGGWAHYVGQEKVRPIAGWSQFAFALDWHRPARQMISTGFWYLTTDQWRYDDTPADRLASPLGAGTLAGKTASDTLVEAMRRGWTPSYPTFDRNPLLLGQQAAAAGMGPKDYVVDQLNRGELRFACEDPDAPENFPRILASWRTNLLGSSAKGTEFFLRHMVGSGGDVNAVETPAGRRPVSMTWREEAPQGKLDLMWTADFRNTSTTLHSDVVLPAATWYEKYDLSTTDMHPFIHSFNLAIDPPWEARSDFDIYQQLAELVSAWAPKYLGTQTDVVAAPLTHDTPDAMTMPHGDVSALPQAWVPGVTMPKLVPIERDYTQIRNKFDAVGPLVESPGIPIKGIMLHPEREMERLRRAHGTGVGAAAGRPLIDTPIRAGDAVMHMSGATNGHLATQGWQTLSQRTGTPLVELSEEEAGKQVTFADTQVKPQPVITTPEWSGSEHGGRRYSAFVVNVEHAKPWHTLTGRMHYYLDHDWMRDMGESLPTFRPPLDFAALYGEAAPGQVGTTPDGAVQVAVRYLTVHNKWAIHSQYYDNLHMLTLGRGGQTIWMSPTDADKIGVRDNEWVEAYNRNGIVSARAVVSHRIPEGTVFMHHAQDRTMNTPLTETSGRRGGTHNSLTRIVLKPSHFAGGYAQLSYAFNYIGPTGNNRDEVTLIRRRTNQEVTF, encoded by the coding sequence ATGAGCACACCCACCGCCCCGATCGTCCCCGGACCCGACGTCAGGGTTGAGAACGCCCCGGGACTGTTCGCCCTGGGCTCCTACCTGCGCCGGGGGAAGCCATCCGCCGACGCCCGCCGGCTATTCCTCGAGGGCGGCCGCGACGCCGACACCTTCTACCGGCATCGATGGAGCCACGACAAGACGGTGCACTCCACCCACGGGGTGAACTGCACCGGCTCATGTGCCTGGGAGGTATACGTCACCGACGGCGTGATCACCTGGGAGAAGCAGATCACCGACTACCCCACTACCGGGCCGGACATGCCCGAGTACGAACCCCGCGGCTGCCCGCGCGGCGCCGCCTTCTCCTGGTACACCTACTCCCCCACCCGCATCCGCTACCCGTATGTGCGCAGCGTGCTGCTGGACGCCTTCCGCACCGCCCGCCGTCAGCACGACGGCGACGCCGTCGCCGCCTGGGCACAGGTCACTGGAGATCCGGAGACCTCCCGCGCCTACAAGTCGGCGCGCGGGCGAGGCGGCATGGTGCGGGTCGGCTGGGACGAGGCGATGGAGCTGATCGCCGCCGCCTACGTGCACACCATTCGCAACTGGGGGCCGGACCGGTGCGTCGGCTTCTCCGTCATCCCGGCCATGTCGATGATCTCCTACGGGGCCGGCGCCCGCTTCCACGAGCTCATCGGCGGCACCATGCTGTCCTTCTACGACTGGTACGCGGACCTGCCGCCGGCCTCCCCACAGGTGTTCGGCGACCAGACCGACGTCCCGGAGGCGGGCGACTGGTACAACGCCCAGTACCTGATCATGTGGGGGTCGAACCTGCCGCTGACCCGCACCCCGGACGCACACTTCATGACCGAGGCCCGCTACCACGGCCAGAAGGTGGTGGCCGTCTCCCCCGACTACGCCGACAACACCAAGTTCGCCGACCAGTGGCTGCGGGTGGCCCCCGGCACCGACGGAGCACTCGGGATGGCCATGGGGCACGTGATCCTGTCCGAATTCCACGTCGGACGGCGCGAGTCCTTCTTCCTGGAGTACATGCGCCGTCACACCGACGCCCCGTTCCTGGTAGAGCTGGTCCCCGCCCCCGACGGCTCCGGAACGGTTCCGGGCCGCTTCGTCACCGCCGAGGGCGTGGCCGGGGTGGCCGACAACCTGCCCCGCGGCGAGTTCCGCCCTCTGGTGTGGGACCGCGAGCGCGGCCCCGCCGACCCCGGCGGCACACTGGCCGACCGCTTCACCCCCGAGGGCGAGGGCAAGTGGAACCTGCTCATGGAGGGCGTGGACCCGATCATGTCCATCGCCGACCTCGCCGGCGGCGCGGCCGCCGACCCCGCGAGCCCACCCGCCCCGGCAAGCGACGTCGTCGTCGAGCCGACGGAGATCCTGCTGCCCCGCTTCGATCTGCCCGGCTCGCAGACCCCCACCGGCAGCGTCGGCGGCGGCGTGGTCCGGCGGGGCGTGCCCGCCACCCGCCTGCCCGACGGGCGCCTGGTCACCACCGTCTACGACCTGCTGCTTGCCGACTACGCGGTGGCCCGTCCCGGCCTGCCCGGCCAGTGGCCGGCCGACTACCACGACGCCACCGTCCCGGGCACACCCGCCTGGGCCGCCGAGCTGACCGGCGTGCCCGGCCCGGCCACCATCCGGGTGGCGCGGGACTTCGCCGTCAACGCCATCGAGTCCGGCGGCCGCTCCCAGATCGTCATGGGGGCCGGCATCAACCACTACTACCACGCCGACCAGATCTACCGGACCCTGCTGGCGCTGACCTCCATGTGCGCCACCCAGGGCGTCAACGGCGGCGGCTGGGCCCACTACGTCGGCCAGGAGAAGGTCCGCCCCATCGCCGGCTGGTCGCAGTTCGCCTTCGCCCTGGACTGGCACCGGCCCGCGCGGCAGATGATCTCCACCGGCTTCTGGTACCTGACCACCGACCAGTGGCGCTACGACGACACCCCGGCCGACCGGCTGGCCTCCCCGCTGGGTGCCGGCACCCTGGCGGGCAAGACCGCCTCAGACACCCTGGTGGAGGCGATGCGGCGCGGCTGGACGCCCTCCTACCCGACCTTCGACCGCAATCCGCTGCTGCTGGGGCAGCAGGCCGCCGCCGCGGGCATGGGCCCCAAGGACTACGTCGTCGACCAGCTGAACCGGGGTGAGCTGCGCTTCGCCTGCGAGGACCCGGACGCCCCGGAGAACTTCCCCCGCATCCTGGCCTCCTGGCGCACCAACCTGCTCGGCTCCTCCGCCAAGGGCACCGAGTTCTTCCTGCGCCACATGGTCGGCTCCGGCGGCGACGTGAACGCCGTGGAGACCCCCGCCGGACGCCGTCCGGTGTCCATGACCTGGCGGGAGGAGGCGCCCCAGGGCAAGTTGGACCTGATGTGGACGGCGGACTTCCGCAACACCTCCACCACGCTGCACTCCGACGTCGTGCTGCCGGCGGCCACCTGGTATGAGAAGTACGACCTGTCCACTACGGATATGCACCCCTTCATCCACTCCTTCAACCTGGCGATCGACCCGCCGTGGGAGGCGCGCAGCGACTTCGACATCTACCAGCAGCTGGCCGAGCTGGTCAGCGCCTGGGCGCCCAAGTACCTGGGCACCCAGACCGACGTGGTGGCCGCCCCGCTGACCCACGACACCCCCGACGCCATGACCATGCCGCACGGGGATGTCTCCGCCCTGCCGCAGGCGTGGGTGCCGGGCGTGACCATGCCCAAGCTGGTGCCGATCGAGCGGGACTACACCCAGATCCGCAACAAGTTCGACGCCGTCGGCCCCCTGGTGGAGTCCCCCGGCATCCCCATCAAGGGCATCATGCTGCACCCGGAGCGGGAGATGGAGCGGCTGCGGCGCGCCCACGGCACCGGCGTCGGCGCGGCGGCGGGCCGTCCACTGATCGACACCCCCATCCGGGCCGGCGACGCCGTCATGCACATGTCCGGCGCCACCAACGGGCACCTGGCCACCCAGGGTTGGCAGACCCTGTCCCAGCGCACCGGCACCCCGCTGGTGGAGCTGAGCGAGGAGGAGGCCGGCAAGCAGGTCACCTTCGCCGACACCCAGGTCAAGCCGCAGCCGGTGATCACCACCCCGGAGTGGTCCGGCTCGGAGCACGGCGGCAGGCGCTACTCGGCCTTCGTGGTCAATGTGGAGCACGCCAAGCCCTGGCACACGCTCACCGGCCGCATGCACTACTACCTGGACCACGACTGGATGCGGGACATGGGTGAGTCGCTGCCTACCTTCCGCCCGCCCCTGGACTTCGCCGCCCTGTACGGGGAGGCCGCACCCGGGCAGGTGGGCACCACCCCCGACGGTGCAGTGCAGGTGGCCGTGCGCTACCTGACGGTTCACAACAAGTGGGCGATTCACTCCCAGTACTACGACAACCTGCACATGCTCACCCTGGGCCGGGGCGGCCAGACCATCTGGATGAGCCCCACCGATGCAGACAAGATCGGGGTGCGGGACAACGAGTGGGTGGAGGCTTACAACCGCAACGGGATCGTGTCCGCCCGGGCGGTCGTCTCCCACCGCATACCCGAGGGCACGGTGTTCATGCACCATGCCCAGGATCGCACCATGAACACGCCGCTGACCGAGACCTCGGGACGCCGCGGCGGTACCCACAACTCGCTGACCCGCATCGTGCTCAAGCCCAGCCACTTCGCGGGCGGATACGCCCAGTTGTCCTACGCCTTCAACTACATCGGCCCCACCGGCAATAACCGCGACGAGGTCACCCTCATTCGTCGTCGCACCAACCAGGAGGTGACCTTCTGA
- a CDS encoding MogA/MoaB family molybdenum cofactor biosynthesis protein produces the protein MSRMTPHHSNSGSAAEPSSTTRVVPVRQKALHPLPVPVSGAVITVSDRCVSGKREDVSGPLAVRLLREHDVVADAVKVVPDGVESVRAAIEDAVAGGARVVLTTGGTGVTPRDLTPEGTAPLLAVRLEGIEAQIRAYGLTQTPLSSLSRGLVGVTSRDADGALVVNAPGSRGGVKDTIAVVGPLVPHILEQLGGGDH, from the coding sequence ATGAGTCGAATGACGCCCCATCACTCCAACTCCGGCTCGGCGGCAGAGCCTTCCAGCACAACGCGGGTGGTTCCTGTACGCCAGAAGGCTCTCCACCCATTGCCGGTGCCGGTAAGTGGCGCCGTCATCACCGTCTCCGACCGCTGCGTCAGCGGGAAGCGGGAGGATGTCTCCGGGCCGCTGGCCGTGCGGCTGCTGCGGGAGCACGACGTCGTGGCCGATGCCGTGAAGGTGGTTCCCGACGGGGTGGAGTCGGTGCGTGCCGCCATTGAGGATGCTGTTGCGGGCGGTGCCCGGGTGGTGTTGACCACCGGTGGCACCGGTGTCACTCCGCGCGACCTGACCCCCGAGGGCACCGCGCCGCTGCTGGCGGTGCGGCTGGAGGGTATTGAGGCGCAGATCCGCGCCTACGGACTGACCCAGACGCCGTTGTCGAGTCTGTCGCGCGGGCTTGTGGGGGTGACCAGTCGCGATGCCGATGGTGCGCTGGTGGTCAATGCCCCCGGGTCGCGCGGCGGTGTTAAGGACACCATCGCCGTGGTGGGGCCTTTGGTTCCGCACATTCTGGAGCAACTCGGCGGCGGTGACCACTGA
- the moaA gene encoding GTP 3',8-cyclase MoaA, with translation MSASALTTASTTVPKQLVDRFGRTVRDLRLSVTDRCNLRCTYCMPAQGLQWLPGPQLLTVDEIARLARLAVEQLGVERVRLTGGEPLLRRDLEDIVAAVAALRTRHTGDKPDIGLTTNGLGLDRRAAGLRTAGLDRVNISIDTLDQREYATLTRRDRLADVLRGVDGAQAAGLFPIKVNAVAVPGELTERAPRLLAQCLRRGWQLRFIEHMPLGPHGSWRAEEVVGAQQVLTVLREAGFALTPVGRPDRRPAALWEVAAGSESDGQYYPAGRVGIIASVTAPFCDDCDRTRLTADGKLLSCLFGTAEVDLRGPMRAGASDEELARIWARAAWDKPRAHGTDDPQTISGGFTAPTRTMSAIGG, from the coding sequence ATGAGTGCGTCGGCCCTCACCACTGCGTCCACGACGGTCCCCAAGCAGCTGGTGGACCGTTTCGGGCGTACCGTGCGCGACCTGCGACTGTCGGTTACCGACCGCTGCAACCTGCGCTGCACTTACTGCATGCCAGCGCAAGGACTGCAGTGGCTGCCGGGACCACAGTTGCTGACCGTGGATGAGATCGCCCGCCTGGCACGCCTGGCCGTGGAGCAACTGGGGGTCGAACGCGTCCGCCTGACCGGAGGGGAGCCGCTACTGCGACGAGACCTGGAGGACATAGTCGCCGCCGTCGCCGCCCTGCGCACGCGCCATACCGGGGATAAGCCGGACATCGGCCTGACCACCAACGGTCTGGGGCTGGACCGGCGAGCAGCCGGGCTGCGCACCGCCGGACTGGACCGCGTGAACATCTCCATCGACACCCTAGACCAGCGTGAATATGCGACTCTGACGCGACGCGATCGCTTGGCGGACGTGCTGCGCGGAGTGGACGGAGCGCAGGCGGCCGGCTTGTTCCCCATCAAGGTCAATGCGGTGGCCGTGCCAGGTGAACTCACCGAGCGGGCGCCGCGGCTGTTGGCTCAGTGTCTGCGCCGCGGCTGGCAACTCCGCTTCATTGAGCACATGCCGCTGGGGCCGCACGGTTCCTGGCGGGCGGAGGAGGTCGTAGGGGCACAGCAGGTGTTGACGGTGCTGCGGGAGGCGGGCTTCGCGCTTACACCCGTCGGCCGGCCCGACCGGCGCCCTGCGGCGCTGTGGGAGGTGGCCGCGGGCAGCGAGTCGGACGGCCAGTACTATCCGGCGGGAAGGGTCGGGATAATAGCCTCGGTGACAGCGCCGTTCTGCGACGACTGCGACCGCACCCGGCTGACTGCCGATGGCAAACTGCTGAGCTGTCTGTTCGGGACCGCGGAAGTGGACCTGCGTGGTCCCATGCGAGCCGGGGCGAGCGACGAGGAACTAGCCCGCATTTGGGCCCGTGCCGCCTGGGACAAGCCCAGGGCGCACGGCACCGACGATCCACAGACGATATCCGGCGGGTTCACCGCGCCCACGCGGACCATGTCTGCTATCGGCGGCTGA
- the mobA gene encoding molybdenum cofactor guanylyltransferase, protein MTTGERLDVVVLAGGTARRLDGASKPDVVVGGARLLDHVLDGVAFVRDRLPPGQVVVVAPESVLVPPGVLRALEDPPLGGPVAGIAAGLARLSTTVSGNGSEETMSGTVTDVPAPLTAVVTCDAPEAWRALPALAKELEDHAGADGACAVDHGQVQYLLGIYRTAALAERVAPGGAALRDVAVRRTLGGMDLIRLELSKRGEKLAHVARDLDTWADIRAYASHPHPRVRSI, encoded by the coding sequence TTGACAACAGGTGAGCGGCTGGACGTCGTCGTGCTGGCCGGGGGCACCGCGCGACGCCTGGACGGAGCGTCGAAGCCGGATGTGGTCGTGGGCGGGGCGCGTCTGCTCGACCATGTGTTGGACGGAGTGGCATTCGTACGGGACCGGCTGCCGCCCGGTCAAGTGGTCGTAGTGGCCCCTGAGAGCGTGCTGGTCCCACCCGGGGTACTACGTGCCCTCGAAGATCCCCCTTTAGGCGGACCTGTGGCAGGAATAGCGGCCGGACTGGCGCGGCTCAGCACGACCGTCTCCGGCAATGGATCGGAGGAGACAATGAGCGGGACGGTTACGGACGTGCCCGCACCGCTTACCGCCGTCGTCACCTGTGATGCGCCAGAGGCGTGGCGCGCCCTGCCAGCGCTGGCGAAAGAGCTGGAGGATCACGCGGGTGCCGACGGAGCCTGCGCCGTAGACCACGGCCAGGTCCAGTACCTGCTGGGCATATACCGGACTGCCGCACTGGCGGAGCGGGTTGCGCCGGGAGGCGCGGCACTTCGGGATGTGGCGGTGCGACGGACGCTGGGCGGCATGGATCTGATCCGTCTCGAGCTTTCCAAGCGAGGAGAAAAGCTCGCACACGTCGCCCGCGACCTGGACACCTGGGCGGACATCCGTGCCTACGCCTCCCACCCCCATCCTCGAGTTCGGTCGATATAA